From Citricoccus sp. SGAir0253, a single genomic window includes:
- a CDS encoding ABC transporter substrate-binding protein: MSSSRVRPRLAATVLCAGTLVLSGCAVLGPGGGGGAGAGGTTDPDRSVPLLAEGQLSVCSDIPYPPFEFQQDGKVVGYDIDIVQRIADDLGADLNVVDSSFEGIQSGASLTGCDLNVSSITITDERRQTMAFSVPYLDDDLVLVAPKDSGITDLESAKGKRVGVQQDTTGQFFAEEKGLDIVQYEDGGMQVEGLRSGGADAVLGNGSVLLYQLKDDPEYTVVETFATGEQLGIGVSPDNALLLSAVNQTLLDMEKDGSLDESRVRWFGEEAVR, translated from the coding sequence ATGTCATCCTCACGCGTCCGGCCGCGCCTCGCCGCGACCGTCCTCTGCGCCGGCACCCTGGTCCTGTCCGGGTGCGCGGTGCTCGGCCCCGGCGGCGGGGGTGGAGCGGGCGCCGGCGGCACGACCGACCCCGACCGGTCAGTGCCGCTGCTGGCCGAGGGCCAGCTCTCCGTGTGCTCGGACATCCCCTACCCGCCCTTCGAGTTCCAGCAGGACGGGAAGGTCGTCGGCTACGACATCGACATCGTCCAGCGGATCGCCGACGACCTCGGCGCGGACCTGAACGTCGTGGACTCCTCGTTCGAGGGCATCCAGTCCGGGGCGTCCCTGACCGGCTGCGACCTGAACGTCTCCTCGATCACCATCACGGACGAGCGGCGCCAGACCATGGCGTTCTCCGTCCCCTACCTGGACGACGACCTCGTGCTGGTGGCCCCGAAGGACTCGGGCATCACGGACCTGGAGTCGGCGAAGGGCAAGCGCGTCGGCGTCCAGCAGGACACCACGGGCCAGTTCTTCGCCGAGGAGAAGGGCCTGGACATCGTCCAGTACGAGGACGGCGGCATGCAGGTCGAGGGCCTGCGCTCGGGCGGCGCGGACGCGGTGCTCGGCAACGGCTCCGTGCTGCTGTACCAGCTCAAGGACGACCCCGAGTACACCGTGGTGGAGACCTTCGCCACGGGGGAGCAGCTGGGCATCGGCGTCTCGCCGGACAACGCCCTGCTGCTGAGCGCCGTCAACCAGACGCTGCTCGACATGGAGAAGGACGGCTCCCTGGACGAGTCCCGGGTCCGCTGGTTCGGCGAGGAGGCCGTGCGGTGA